Sequence from the Rhodococcus jostii RHA1 genome:
ATGCGCACACTACCGGGCGGAGACCCCGCGAAAGTGTCGTCCGTCCGGGGTGACCCGTAGTCTGGAACCATGTCTTCGGCTGTTCCACTCAATGTGGGTATCACACGTTCGGCAGATTCGGGGGCGTCGCGTGCCGACGGCGAGAAGCGGGTACTGCTCGCGGAGCCCCGCGGCTACTGCGCCGGCGTGGACCGCGCCGTCGAGACGGTGGAGAAGGCGCTCGAGAAGCACGGCGCCCCGATCTACGTCCGCAAGGAGATCGTCCACAACCGGCACGTCGTCGATACGCTCACCGATCAGGGTGTCGTCTTCGTCGACGAGACCGACGAGGTTCCGGAGGGCGCGCTGCTGGTGTTCTCCGCCCACGGCGTGTCTCCCGCGGTCCACGAATCAGCTGCGGCGCGCAACCTGCGCACCATCGACGCCACGTGCCCGCTGGTCACGAAGGTCCACCAGGAAGCCAAGCGCTTCGCCCGCGACGACTTCGACATCCTCCTGATCGGCCACGAGGGCCACGAGGAAGTGGAGGGCACCGCCGGTGAAGCCCCCGATCACGTGCAACTGGTCGACGGGCCCGACTCCGTCGACGCGGTGACGGTCCGCGACGAATCGAAGGTCATCTGGTTGTCGCAGACCACGTTGAGCGTCGACGAGACGATGCAGACGGTTGCCCGGCTGCGGGAGCGTTTCCCCAATCTGCAGGACCCCCCGAGCGACGACATCTGCTACGCCACCCAGAACCGTCAGGTGGCGGTCAAGGCGATGGCACCCGAATGCGACCTCGTCATCGTCGTCGGATCCCGCAACTCCTCGAATTCCGTTCGTCTCGTCGAGGTCGCTCTGAACGCGGGCGCGAAGGCGTCGTACCTGGTGGACTACGCGCGCGAAGTGGATCCGGCCTGGCTCGACGGCGTCCGGACGGTCGGGATCACGTCCGGTGCGTCCGTGCCGGAGATCCTGGTGCGCGGTGTGATCGATCTACTCGACGAACACGGATTTCACGACGTCCAGCCGGTCACCACCGCCAACGAGACACTGGTCTTCGCACTGCCGCGCGAGCTGCGCGCCGCGCGGACCTGATCGGCCCGCTACCTGCCCCGCCGCTGCTCTAGCGGGGCTGCTCCGTCTCGAACGGCGGCTCGTACCGGTCGCGGTAGCGCACCTGCGGAATGGGGTGGGCCGGCACGTCGGGGTTCGGCCAGGGTCGCGGCGTCGTCCGCGGCGGGACCGAACGCGGCGCCTGACTGGTGCGCGGAGGCGCCGAGCGGGGAGCCTGCGCTGCCCGGTCGACCATCGGTGGTGGGGGCGCGGTGCGTCCTCCCGACGACGAGGAGCGACGAGGCGGTGGGGTGGCTGCCCGTCGCGCCGAGCGGGGATGTTCCCGCGCAGCGTCCTTGTCACGCGCCCGGCGCGGCGGCGGAGACTGCTCCGACTCCTCGGGTGCGCGCCGAGGGCGGGCGGCGCGTGGCGCCCGCTGCGCGCGTCGCCGCTCGGACGTACGGGCGGGACCGGTCTTGCGTTGCTGCAGCAGGAAGAGGCGGAGGCCGCCGATCAGCAGGGTCACCACGGTGGCGGCGAGCATCACCGGAAAACGGTTGACCAGCGGATATGCGACGTTGATCGCCAGGTCTTTCAGTGCGGTGCTGTTCTCGTCCGCGATGAGACTCTGCCCGAGCGGCACCGCGACGAACAGGATCAGCGGCGGCTGGACGATCGCGGTGAACAGCGCCCGATTGCCGGCAGCCGCCACGGCGAGAACGCAGCCGAGGAAATAAAACGTGGAGAACGCAGCCGTGAGTTCCGTGCCACGAGCCGCATCGACAGCGAATCCGACAAAGGTGACTCCGACGGCCAGGAGAATGACACCCCACCAGGGGAGACCGGGGACCGTAGGGACAATCGACCGCCTGTCGAGCGGCACCCCAGAGCGAGCACGTTGGGTTGCAGACACACAACGACAGTAGCGGCAACTTGTTAACTAGCCTCGTTGGCGTGACCGGTAGAGCCTGAGAGATCCTCGAGATTTGTGCGTCGCGGCCACGAATCGACGGCGCTGACCTCGGTGACGTCGCCGTCGAACACGTCGAGGTCGTGGAGCTTGCGGGCGGTGACTGTGACCCGGGACTCCATCGACGCGACGGTGAGATTGAACGAGTCGACGGCCTTGCCGAGTTGTGAGCCGAGGCGGTCGAGATGCGCGCCGACCGTGCCCAGCCGCGAATACAGCTCCCGGCCGAGTTGGTGGATCTTCGCGGCGTCCTGCGACAGCGCCTCCTGCCGCCAGGTGTGCGCGATGGTCCGCAGCAACGCGATGAGAGTGGTGGGGGTGGCGAGGATCACGTTCCGCGAGAACGCGTGCTCGAGCAGCCCGGAGTCGGCGATCAGCGCCGCGTCCAGGAACGGGTCACCGGGCACGAACAGGACCACGAACTCCGGCGTCGGGTCGAACGACTCCCAATACGTCTTGTCGGCCAACTGGTCGACGTGCGTGCGCAGCTGCCGGGCGTGCCGGATGAGGTGCTGTTCCCTGGCGGTCGGGTCTTCCGTCTGCGCGGCGTCCAAATACGCCGCGAACGGGACCTTGGCGTCGACCACGATCTGCTTGCCGCCCGCGAGGTACACGAGCAGGTCGGGACGGACACCGTCCTTCGACACCTGGGTGTCGAAGTCGCAGTGCCGGACCATCCCGGCCAGTTCGACCACCCGCTCGAGTTGGATCTCGCCCCACCTGCCCCGGATCTGCGGCGCCCGCAGCGCCGTGACGAGTCTGTTCGTCTGCGTGGACAGCATCTGTGAGGTGCGGTGCATGCCCTCGACCTGCTCACTGAGCCCGGCGTACGCGTGAACGCGGTTGCGTTCGACGTGGTCCACCTGTTCCGCCAGGGCGCCGACGGCCTCGTGCAGCGGCCCGACCAGTCGCGAGATCTGCTCGCCGATCGCACCCGAGTGGCGGCGGGCGGAGTCTTCGCTGACCGCGCCGAGCGACTGCCGGAGGAGGGCCTCGTTCTCGCGCAGCGCGGCGAGCTGTGCCTCCGCTCGCGCTGCCCGATCACTGCTCCGCGCCGCGTGCAACAGCCACCCGAGGGCGGTGCCCGCGGCCAGCGCCAGGAGCATTCCGAGTGCAGCGAGTGCATTCATGTGGCTCATGGTGCACCGCCCTACCGACATGTGGGGCACCGCCCCAGCGACATGTGGGGCACCGCCCCAGCGACATGTGGGGCACCGCCCCAGCGACATGTGGGGCACCGCCCCAGCGACACGTCCAATCGCTCCGACGCCACGCAGCCGAGGTGTTCGAGGTTGTCGGCACCGTGCTCTACGGTCTCGGGACATGAGGATCCTGCACACTTCGGACTGGCACATCGGACGCACGTTCCACGGGGTGGACCTGCTCACCGACCAGGCCCGTGTGCTCGACGCGATCGCCGCCCTCGTCGCCGAGCACGGCGTGGACGTCGTCGTCGTTCCCGGGGACGTGTACGACCGGTCGATCCCCAGCGCGGACGCCGTCACCGTGTGCAACCGCGGATTCGAAGCGATCCGGGACGCCGGTGCGGTCATCGTCGCCACGTCCGGGAACCACGACTCCGCGGCGCGGCTCGGGGCGGGTGCCGCGTTCTCCCGCGCGGGCGGGCTGCACCTCATGACGACGGTCGCCGGGATCGGCTCGCCCGTGGTGCTCGACGACGAGCACGGTCCCGTCGCGTTCTACGGCATTCCCTATCTCGAGCCCGAGATCACCCGCGCGCAACTGGACGTGCCGACCGCCCGCTCGCACGCCGAGATCCTCGACGCCGCGATGGACCGCGTCTGCGCCGACCTCGACGGTCGCAACGACACCGGTCCGCGCACCAGGTCCGTCGTCCTGGCGCACGCGTTCGTCGTGGGCGCAGAGGCCACCGGATCGGAGAGGTCCATCTCCGTCGGCGGCGTCGAGACGGTGTCGGCGTCGGCCTTCGGCGGGGTCGACTACGTCGCGCTCGGCCACCTCCACTCGCCGCAGACCCTCGCCGAGAACATCCGGTACTCGGGTTCGCCGCTGCCGTATTCCTTCGGCGAGCGCACCCACAGCAAGGCGGTCTACCTCGTGGATCTCGACGCCGACGGACTGCGCGCCGTCGAGCGGGTCGACCTGCCGGTGGTCCGCGGTCTCCGGCAACTGACCGGGACGGTGCAGGAGTTGCTCGAGGACGACACGTTCCGCGACGCCGAGGACTGCTACGTGTCGGCGGTGCTCACCGACCCGGAACGTCCGGTCGACGCCATGCGCTCACTCCAGACGCGATTCCCGTTCGCCGTGCACCTCGAGTGGCAACGCCCCGAAGGCGGCGACGATCTGCGCTACCGCGACAAGGTCCACGGGCGCAGCGATCTGCAGATCACGCGCAGCTTCCTCACCGACGTGCGCAGCGAGCCGTCGACCGGCGAGATCCGGCTGGTGGAGGCCGCACTCGGCTTCGCCGGCCGGTCCGGCGAAGGCACCGCCGAGGTCGTCGCTCTGGAACAGACGGCATGAGGCTGCATCGACTCGAGGTCGAAGCCTTCGGGCCGTTCGCAGGATCCGTGGAAGTCGACTTCGATCGGCTCGGCGCCGACGGGCTCTTTCTGCTGCACGGTCATACCGGCGCCGGTAAGACGACGATCCTCGACGCGGTGGCGTTCGCGCTGTACGGCACGGTGCCCGGGGCACGGAAGGACGGCAAGCGCCTTCTGTCCGACCACGCGCCCGCCGGTTCCGTTCCGACGGTGACGCTCGAGGCGACGATCGCGGGCCGGCATCTGCGACTCGTCCGCAGCCCGGAGTTCGAGCGTCCCAAGCGCCGTGGGTCGGGGACCATCAAGGAAAACGCGAAGGCCACGCTCACCTGGCTCGACGGTCGCGGGGAGAACCTGTCACGAATCCCCGACATCGCCGACGAGGTCGGGCGGCTGATGGGCATGAGCGCCGACCAGTTCTTCCAGGTGGTCCTGCTGCCGCAGGGAGAGTTCGCGAAGTTCCTGCGCGCCGACAACGAAGAACGCGGTCAGCTTCTGGAGAGGCTGTTCGACACCACCCGATTCGGGACGGTGGAGGAGTGGTTCCTCGACCGCAGGCGAACCAGCGCCCACGACCTGGACGAGCATCAACGGGCCGTCGACGTCCTGCTGGCGCGGGTCGCGACTGCCGCAGGCATCGAGGGGGGCGCCGACGCCGATCCGGTGACCTGGGCTCACAAGCTCGAGGCCGAGGCGCGCGAGACTCGCGACCTGGCCGCGGACGACCTGCAGACGGCCAAGAGTCAGGCGAAGGTGACCCGCGATGCGCTGACGGAGGCGCGCCGTGTCCTCGAACTGCAGAACCGCAGGCGGCGAGCCGAGGCGGAACTCGAGGCGCACGCAGCGGGAGCGGACCGGCGGGCGGTCCTCGTCGCCGAATTGGCGGATGCGCGACGGGCCGAACCGGTCGCGACCGTGGCACGCGACGCCGACGCCGCCCGGGCCAAGGCCGCGGCCGCCGCGCGGAACGTCGAGGCGATCACGGACGGGTTGCGTTCGACGGTGGGCGGCGCCGATCTCGTGTCGGAGTTGTCGTGGCCTCCGACCGCCGACGAACGGGAGCACATCCGGTCGCGTATCCGCGCCTGGCGTGATGAGATCGTCCGCCTCGACGGGGCACTCGCCGAATCCCTCGCCGCCGACCGGCTCGCTGTCGAAGTGGATCGGCTGCGTACCCGGCAGGTCGAACTCGCCGAGGCCGGCGACGCGCTGTCCCGGGAGCGCGAACAATTGCCGCTCGCTCTGAGGGAAGCGGAGAAGGCGCTCGACTCGGCGCAGAAGGCCCGCGCCGCGGTGCCCGGGCTCGTCGATGCCCGGGACCGGGCGGCCGACGCTGCCTCGGCGGCGGCGGATCTCCGCACCCGCCGGGCCGAGCGGGATCGGCTCGAGCGCGGTGTGCTCGATGCCCGGCGACAGCATCAGGACGCGCGGGAGCACTGGCTCGACCTTCTGCAACGTCGGATCGCGGGCATGGCAGCCGAATTGGCGGGCACGCTCGAGGACGGTGTCCCGTGCCAGGTGTGCGGTTCATCCGAGCACCCGCAGCCTGCCGAACCGTCCGAGCTGTCGGTGACGAAGACCGACGAGGACAAGGCCCTCGCCGCGGAGCAGAAGGCCGCGGCGGCGATGACGACCGCGACCGAGAAACTGGGCGCGGTGGAGCGCGCGATCGGCGTGCTCGTCCAGCGCGGTGGCGACGGTGACGCGGACGAACTCGCCCAGGCACTCACGGCCGCGGAGACGGCGGTGGGGGAGGCGACTGCGCTCGGCGACGAGGTCGAGCGTCGGTCCGCGTCGCTCACCGAGCTACGGGACCGCGAGAGTCACCTGCAGGAACGGTCGCGGGACCTGGGCGTCGACGCCGCCACCGTCGCCGAGAGGATCACGGCGAGCACGACACAGCTCGGGGAGATCCGGGCCCGGGTGAGCGAGGCGGCGGGCGACGACCCGAGCGTGGAGGCGCGCCGCGCACGACTCGATGCGCTCGCCGAGTCCGCATCCGAGCTGCTCGACGCGCGGGACGCCGGTGCCGGAGCCGAGTCGGCGGCCCGTGAACTCGCGGCCAAGGCCGAAACACTGGCCGGCGACGCCGGTTTCGACAGCACTGCCGACGCCGTGGCCGCGGTCCGGACGGCCGCCCGTCAGGGCGAGATCGAGGCCGTCCTCACGGCGGCGCGAGACGCCGAGGTCGGGGCGCGCAGCGTGCTCGACGACCCCGAGGTCGTTGCCGTCGCCGAGGCGGATCCCGTGGAACTGGCGTCCGTCCAGCACGCGCACGACGTGGCCGCGGAGGTCGTGAACGTCGCCGTCGCGGCGGCGTCCGACGCCGAGCGCCGTCTGCTCGATCTGGAACGGTTCGTCGGTCAGCTCGACAAGGCCGCCGAGGCGATTGCGCCGATGCAGGCCGCGCACGAGGAGCTGGCTGCCCTCGCCGAGGTGATCGCGGGCCGTGGCCAGAACGCCAGGAAGATGTCGCTGCGATCGTATGTGCTGGCGGCCCGGCTGGAAGAGGTGGCCGTCTCGGCATCCGCGCGGCTCGGCCGGATGTCGGCGGGACGGTACGAGTTCGTCCACAGCGACGAGGCCGGTCCGCGAGGCCGCCGCGGCGGTCTGGGGCTGGACATCCGCGACGACTACACCGGGGTGGTGCGTTCGGCCAAGACCCTGTCCGGTGGTGAGTCGTTCCTGGCGTCGCTGTCGCTGGCGCTCGGTCTCGCCGATGTCGTCGCGGCGGAGTCGGGAGGCGTCGTCCTCGACACGATGTTCATCGACGAGGGATTCGGCACCCTCGACGCGGACACCCTCGACTCGGTGATGGGCGTGCTCGACGAGCTTCGTGACGGCGGCCGGGTGGTCGGGATCGTCAGTCACGTCGACGAGATGCGTCAGCGAATCCCGAGCCGGCTGCACGTGATTCGCGGACGCACCGGCTCCACCGTGGAGGTGGTCGCCGGCTGACCGCCGGTCAGTCCGCCTTGGGCGCGACGGCGGCCTCGTCGACGGTGACGCCCTCCCGTTCGGCGTCGTCGAGGTCGTCGTTCGCGGCGACGGCGTCGGCGATGTTGCTTTCGGCGCTGTGCTCGTCGATCTGCTCACCGATGTAGCGCACCACCACGGCGGCGACGGCGGCGGCGGGCACCGCGAGGAAGGCGCCGACGATCCCGAACACGGAGCCACCGGCGGTGACGGCGAGCAGAACCACGACGGCGTGCAGTTTCATGCTCTTGCTCTGGAGAACGGGCTGCAGCACGTTGCCCTCGATCTGCTGCACCACGAGGATGATGATCAGCACGATCACCGCGGTGGTGAGACCGTTGGCCACCAACGCGACGAGCACGGCGAGAGCACCGGCGACGAACGCACCGACGATCGGGACGAAGCCACCGATGAACGTCAGGATCGCGAGGACCGGTGCGAGCGGCACACCGAGAATGAGCAGTCCGGCGCCGATGAAGACGGCGTCGATGAGGCTGACCAGTGCCTGCGTCCGGATGAACCCGCCGAGCGTGTCCCACATGCGGCCCAGCACCACTTCGAGGTGACGGCCCGCGCGGCCGCCGCCGACGGAGTGCAGCCACGGGATGAACCGCGGGCCGTCCTTGATGAAGAAGAACGACAGCACCAGCACGAGGCCGAGTGTGAGCAGCAGGGAGCTGGCGGTGCTGACGCCGGTGAACACACCGGACGCGATGACCGTCCCACTTTCCTGCACCTTCACGACGATGGTGTGGATGCCCTGGTCGATCTGATCGTCCTGCAGGTTGATCGGCGGACCCTTCAACCAGTCCTGCACCTGGTTGATGCCCTGGGTGGCCTTGTTGGCCAGCTCGGGTGCCTGGTTGACCACGGACGGCACGATGCCCGCGATGATTCCGGCGACGACGGCGATGAACACGACGAGCGACGTCGCGGCGGCCGCCGCCGGGGGGATACGCCGTCTCGTCATCGCCCGCGTCGGCGGCCACAGCACCGTGCACACCACGACGGCCAGCAGCACGGGGAGGACGATCACCCACAGCTTTTCGATGATCCACCCGAACAACAACGCGCCCAGCGAGATGGCCACGAGGACCAGCGACCACTTGGCCACCCACATCGCACCCACCCCGATGAGATGCCCGCGGTCCGGTTTCGTGATTGCGCTCCCGGACGGTGCCGGGGCTTCCTTCTCCGTCACAGATGGTCCTCCCTGCCGTGTCTGCTCAGCCGATCAGTACTGACAGTACTGGGGGACGCCGGGACGGCCCGGTGAGGTCAGCAGCAGCGGGCACCCGGGTTCGCGTCGGCGTCCGCGTAGCGGGCCTTCCAGTACTCGCGCTCGGTCGGCACCTCGGCCTCCGGATGGTTCCGGCGAAGGTGTTCGACGTACCTGCTGTAGTCGTGGTCGCCCATCAGCGACCCCGTCCACCACCAGGCGGTCCGGACGGCCCCCACGACCCTATTCATCATGGTGATGTGCCCGGTCCGTGTGGGTGTGTGCAGCACCGGGTGCGCGCACGACGCCCGATGCGATGAGTTCGTTCCACTCCTTGTCGAGTTCCTTCTCGGCGGCGGTGGGGACGAACCCGGCGGGCGCGAAGATCTTCGACGGTTGCTCGGGTGACTCGGTGGTCGGCAGTCCACCCGCCCGGAATGCCTTGATGCAGACGAGCGCTCCGGCCACCACGACGACGAGGACGAGTCCGGCGAACACGATCGACAGGGTGCCCTGGATGAACGTGTTGCGGATGACGGCGTCGATGGCCTCGGGAGTCTTGGCGGAACCGAAGCTGGTCTTGCCGGCTTCCTTCGCCTCCTTGAACGCGGCGTGCTGGGACCAGTAGCCGACGGCGGTGTTGCCGGAGAAGATCTTCTGCCAGGACGCCGTCATGGTGACGATCAGGTCCCAGACGAGGGGAACGCCCGGAATCCATGCCCATTTGAAGAGGCCCCTCTTCATGACGATGGCGAGGACCACCATCAGCGCGATCGCGGCGAGCAGCTGGTTCGCGATGCCGAAGAGCGGGAACAGGGTGTTGATTCCACCGAGCGGGTCGGTGACGCCCATGAGCAGGATCGCGCCCCACAGTCCGACGACGGCCAGCGAGCACACCCAGGCTCCGACGCGCCACGACGGATCCTTGAACTTGCGGGCGGGTCCACCGAAGTTGCCGAGCGAGTCCGACAGCATGAACCGGGCGACACGGGTGCCTGCGTCGACGGTGGTGAGGATGAACAGCGCCTCGAACATGATCGCGAAGTGATACCAGAACGACTTGAGGGCGGCGCCGCCGAGGAACTGGCTGAGCACTTCCGACATGCCGAACGCGAGCGTCGGGGCACCGCCGGTGCGGGAGATGATCGACTCCTCGCCCACGTTCTCCGCGGCCTGCGAGAGGGTGTCGGGGCTGATGTTCGGGCTGGACAGTCCGAGGCCGTTCACGTAGGCGGCGGCCGTCTCGGGGGTTCCGCCGGTGAGGGTGGCCGGCGCGTTGAGCGCGAAATACAGGTGCTGGTCGATGATGCACGCGGTGACGAGCGCCATGATCGCGACGAACGACTCGGTGAGCATGCCCCCGTATCCGATCAGCCGCATCTGCTTTTCCTTCGCCAGCAGCTTGGGTGTGGTGCCGGAGGAGATGAGGGCGTGGAAGCCCGACAGCGCGCCGCACGCGATCGTGATGAACAGGAACGGGAACAGCGAGCCCGCGAACGCGGGACCGTTGCCCTGGATGGCGAACGTCGTGACGTCGGGCATCTTGATGGTGGGCTGCGCGACCAGGATGCCGATGGCCAGCAGGATGATCGTGCCGATCTTCATGAACGTCGACAGGTAGTCGCGCGGGGCCAGCAGCAGCCACACGGGCAGGACGGAGGCGGCGAAACCGTAGGCGATCATCAGCCAGGCGATGGTCACCTTGGAGAGCGTGAACCAGTCGGCGCCCCAACCGGTGTCGGCGACCCAGCCGCCGGACACGATGGCGAGGAGCAGCAGCACGACGCCGATCAGCGACACCTCCGCGACCTTGCCCGGGCGCAGGTACCGCAGGTAGACGCCCATGAACAGGGCGATCGGGATGGTCATGGCGATCGAGAAGACGCCCCACGGGCTTTCCGCGAGCGCGTTGACGACGACGAGGGCGAGTACAGCGATGAGGATGATCATGATGACGAAGACGCCGATCATGGCGGCCACACCGCCGACGAGGCCGAGTTCGTCGCGAGCCATCTGACCGAGGCTGCGTCCGCGGCGTTTCGTCGAGATCCACAGGACGAGGAAGTCCTGGACCGCTCCGGCGAAGACGACGCCGATGATGATCCACAGCGTGCCGGGCAGGTAGCCCATCTGTGCGGCGAGGACGGGACCGACGAGGGGACCTGCGCCGGCGATTGCGGCGAAGTGGTGCCCGAACAGCACCCGCCGGTCCGTCGGCATGTAGTCCTTGCCGTTTTCCAGGATTTCGGCGGGGGTGGCCCGGTCGTCACGGGGCTGGACGAGTTTGCGCTCGATCATCCGCGCGTAGAAGCGGTAGGCGATGAGGTACGTGCAGACGGCGGCCACCACGAACCAGACGGCGTTGATGTTCTCGCCGCGGATGAACGCGATCATCACCCAGGCGATGCCACCGAGGAGGCCGAGGACGGCGAACGTGATCCGCGCCGCCGGTGAGATGGGGGTGCGGTCCACGACGCCGACCGCTGGCAGATCCGGATCCGTTTTCAGATACTCGATCTCGGATTCGGGGGCGGCTCTCAGGGCCATCGCGAACTCCTTCCCAGCGCCCCCGTCGTCATTGTGTGCCGGGGGTGACGCCGTCGACAGATGCCACATCTTTTGTGGCCCCCGTCACCCTATTGCGCCGACGTTCGGTTCGACGAAAAAACGACGTCAGAAGCGAGACGAATCGGCGTCGATCCAGTCGGTGAGCCAATCCGAGGGCGGATCCTCGAGCAGTTCGCCGGGCATCAGCCACTCGTACAGTTCCGCGTAGGTGCGCGTGGTGACCCCGTCGATCCGGCGGTTGAGCATCGACGGTGTCAGTTGGTCGAAGCTGTCGAGACCCATCGATGCCACCATCTGCTGGGCGCCGGCCACCGTCGACTTCTGGAACCGGAACACCCTGGCCGCCTTGTCGGGGACGTCGAGCGCGCGGGTCCGCGCCGGGTCCTGCGTCGTCACTCCGACGGGGCAGCGGTTGGTGTGGCACATCTGCGCCTGGATGCAGCCGACGGCGAACATCATCGCGCGGGCGGCCAGGGTGAAGTCGGCGCCCTGAATGATCCGTTTGACGATGTCGGATGCGCTGGCGACCTTCCCGGACGCGCCGATCTTGATGCGGTTCCGCAGTCCGGCGCCGGTGAGCGCGTTGTGCACGAGCATCAGCCCCTCGGTGAGGGGCATGCCCATGTTGTCCTCGAATTCCACTGGACCTGCACCGGTTCCGCCCTCGGAGCCGTCGACGATGACGAAGTCCGGGGTGACGTCGCGTTCGAGCATCGCCTTGCAGATGCCGAGGAACTCGGTGCGCGATCCGACGCACAATTTGAACCCGACGGGTTTGCCGCCGGAGAGCGTTCGCAGGGTGACGATGAAGTCGATCAGCTCGTTCGGGGTGGAGAACGCGGTGTGCGAGGGCGGGGAGATCACCGTCTTCCCGACCGGCACGCCGCGCGTCTC
This genomic interval carries:
- a CDS encoding carbon starvation CstA family protein; this translates as MALRAAPESEIEYLKTDPDLPAVGVVDRTPISPAARITFAVLGLLGGIAWVMIAFIRGENINAVWFVVAAVCTYLIAYRFYARMIERKLVQPRDDRATPAEILENGKDYMPTDRRVLFGHHFAAIAGAGPLVGPVLAAQMGYLPGTLWIIIGVVFAGAVQDFLVLWISTKRRGRSLGQMARDELGLVGGVAAMIGVFVIMIILIAVLALVVVNALAESPWGVFSIAMTIPIALFMGVYLRYLRPGKVAEVSLIGVVLLLLAIVSGGWVADTGWGADWFTLSKVTIAWLMIAYGFAASVLPVWLLLAPRDYLSTFMKIGTIILLAIGILVAQPTIKMPDVTTFAIQGNGPAFAGSLFPFLFITIACGALSGFHALISSGTTPKLLAKEKQMRLIGYGGMLTESFVAIMALVTACIIDQHLYFALNAPATLTGGTPETAAAYVNGLGLSSPNISPDTLSQAAENVGEESIISRTGGAPTLAFGMSEVLSQFLGGAALKSFWYHFAIMFEALFILTTVDAGTRVARFMLSDSLGNFGGPARKFKDPSWRVGAWVCSLAVVGLWGAILLMGVTDPLGGINTLFPLFGIANQLLAAIALMVVLAIVMKRGLFKWAWIPGVPLVWDLIVTMTASWQKIFSGNTAVGYWSQHAAFKEAKEAGKTSFGSAKTPEAIDAVIRNTFIQGTLSIVFAGLVLVVVVAGALVCIKAFRAGGLPTTESPEQPSKIFAPAGFVPTAAEKELDKEWNELIASGVVRAPGAAHTHTDRAHHHDE
- a CDS encoding FMN-binding glutamate synthase family protein encodes the protein MTRWLIVLALWILGLGALALTLGVATGWWFAAVVLLALAALGTWDLLQRRHSILRNYPVLGHARFLLEKIRPEIQQYFVESSTDGTPFDRDTRDLVYERAKGTLAEEPFGTERDVHAVGYEFMAHSLRARMAPPEPPTVRIGGPDCERPYDIALLNVSAMSFGSLSANAIEALNAGAARGGFAHDTGEGAISPYHRKHGGDLIWEIASGYFGCRTDDGHFDPGKFAEHAASDQVKAISIKLSQGAKPGLGGVLPGAKVSREIAETRGVPVGKTVISPPSHTAFSTPNELIDFIVTLRTLSGGKPVGFKLCVGSRTEFLGICKAMLERDVTPDFVIVDGSEGGTGAGPVEFEDNMGMPLTEGLMLVHNALTGAGLRNRIKIGASGKVASASDIVKRIIQGADFTLAARAMMFAVGCIQAQMCHTNRCPVGVTTQDPARTRALDVPDKAARVFRFQKSTVAGAQQMVASMGLDSFDQLTPSMLNRRIDGVTTRTYAELYEWLMPGELLEDPPSDWLTDWIDADSSRF